The sequence TACAGATGAAGCTGCTTATATACGGATTGTGACTGAAACATACCACAAAATAGAAGATCGCATTCAACTACACTTGTGACAAGACCGTGCTGATCGCCGAAATCGCTGCTGTTTTGGTGGATACAACACATTATGGTAACTTGTTGTCAGCCATAGGTAATATGATTGAATCTTCATCTCGAATTAGTGGTCGGATATTGAGTATAGGAAATTATAGCTCTTTGAGTTTGGGAGCATTACTGTGTAGTTGAGCAGTTTGATATATATCTCAAGTTTCGATTGTTCAATTCAAAGCATTTTTCTAGCAAACATTATTCATAATCAGTTTCATTTCGTTCTGTACACTTACGTGGTATACACTTCAAAAAGATGAAGCGCATACATTGTAGTAAGGATGTTTGTCGCAAAGAAGCATCTCGATTATGGGTACCTGATATCAATGCGGTTGATATAAGCTTAGTTTCAGGGTTGAATCGGAATATTATAAACGTTGATATTAATAAACACTCCCAACGAGCATTAGTCGATACAGGTGCatcaatttcatgtattgCTAGATCAACGGTCGAAGGATGTATCAAAAATCCCATATATAGTCATTCggatataaacattattagaGGAGTTTGTGGGGAAGCACATTCAGTAATTGGTAGAATTGATGTACCCATTTGCATTCAATCTCATGTATTAACACATAAGTTTTATGTATTCGATAGGCTACATACAGATGTCATTCTAGGACTGGATTTTTTGAAGGAAAACAATGTAAACATTGACCTTGCATCAGGCacaattgaatttaaagatgTTTCGATTCCATTAAAGATTCTTAGGAATAAACAAGAGCTGTACAGAAATAAAGCTAAAACGATTAACAGCAtagttatttcaccaaatACTAAACAAATAGTTCAAATAAGTGTCGATACGTTGGCGGAAGGTTCATTGGTTGTTTTTGAACCATACAACCACAAGTTATTGAATAAATGTTTAGGTGGAGGTAAAACATTATGCAAAATCACGGACGGTAAAATTTTCGCTACTATTGTGAATCCTACTAATGAaccgattcaaatttcaaaagattatgtgCTTGGATTTGCATACAATGTAACTGACGATGATTGTTTCGATTTCGCAGATGACAATACTAGTGCAAACATTTTCTCCGTTGATACTGATACACCACGgaattatgatgaaaaaattaaaatagcgGAAAATTTAGGCATAAAAATTCCAGAAAACTCAGGATTGACTCTGGAACAAAAAGAGAGATTAATGTATTTAATTGGATGTAATAGGTCAATATTTGCTAGTAACTTACAGGAAATCGGCAAGACTTCATTAGTTACCCATAAGATAGAAACAACTGATGACGACCCTATAATTCAAAGACCTTATCGCAAAAGTCCACACTTGAGACAGGTAGAAAACGACTTGGTTAACGAACTGTTAGATGCCGATCTTATTGAACCAACTGATTCTGTTTTCAATAATCCTGTGGTTTTGGTCAGAAAACCAGACAATACGTATAGGTTTActattgattttagaaaactgAATTCGAAGACCGTAACGCAATCATTTCCACTACCTCATTTTGATGATGTATTTGACACTATAGCCGATGCTAAACCCATGATATTTAGTAAATTAGATCTTAATTCAGGATTTCACCAGATACCGTTACATGAAGAATCGCGTCATAAAACAGCTTTTCAAACGACACAAGGCAAAATGTGCTTCAAAAGAATGCCGATGGGAATTAAGAATGGTCCTATGGCTTTTCAGATGCTTATGTCAAAATGTTTAGGTCATTTGAATTGGCAATATGTATTGTGTTTCATTGATGATCTAATCATATTCTCTCAAGATTTTGACAGTCACCTAGTTCAtttatcaaatgtttttgagAAGCTTAAACAAGCCGGTCTAACTGCCAAACCGACTAAGTGTGAATTTGCAGTCCCAGAAATTGAATATCTGGGTTATACCTTATCTGCTGAGGGTCTTCGTACTTGTAAAAAGAACATCGAAAAGGTTAACAGCTTTCCAGTTCCGTCCAATGTCAAACAATTACGAAGTTTTCTAGGGTTGACAAATTTTTACaggaaattcattcaaaattatgcATCAATAGTTTCTCCCTTGAATGCTTTGAACTGTAAAGATGTGAAGTTCAAATGGACCCCTGATTGTCAAAAAGCTTTTGATACGCTTAAACAGGAATTAACTAGTGATCCAATTCTGATATTCCCTGATTTCAATTCTCGTTTCTATCTCTCAGTTGACTCTTCGGACTATGCTATTGGTTACGTTTTGTCTCAGAAAAAGAATAATTTAGAACATGTTATCGGATATGGTGGTCGCGCGTTACGTGTAAACGAAAAGAAATGGCATATTAGTGATAAGGAAGGATTAGCTTTGATTGAAggaattcagaattttcatccCTACctgattggaaatgaattcactgtgtatacTGATAGCAAAAGTTTAACGTATATTCATGAAAACCGACTAAACAAACGTATAGGACGTTGGGAATTGGCTCTTCAAGcatataatttttctattGAACACCGACCGGGTAAGAAAAATGGCAATTGCGACGGTTTAAGTAGACGAGATTATGATAAACCTCCTCCTCCTAGACCTTATGATCCTTCACAAGAAACTGTTTTCACAGCAATGACAAATGGATCTCAGTCTTATGAAGTCGTGTTTGATTATACTAGCCCCGTGGTGGCTGAGTTAACTCCTGATACTTATAAGGAGATTGAACTGATTAAACTTGCTAATATAACTCACTTACAGCGGAATTGCCCTGAAGTTTGTCACATGTTGGAACATAAGTTAGATCCATCATATGCTGTCAACgatgaaaaactgtttcgaAAGCTCAGTTGGAGGGCCGACCAATATGGTATTATCGATGGCACGTTATATTATTTGTATACGCCTAGAGTTACTGGTATTCCTAAAGCCGAGAAGGTCATCCCAGTTCTTGAAGTTCCTAGGTCATTACGGTCGGAAATATAGAAAGCTTACCATGATTCATTAGTGGGAGGTTGCCACCAGGGTCGAGATCGTCTTTATGGTGTTTTacgtaataaatatcattggGATTCCATGTATGAAGATTGTGGGAAATATGTTTCTACTTGTGAGAATTGCCAACAGGTCAAACGGAATTATCATAGTCATCCAACACCCTTACAACCATTACCAATTGAAGGCTTATTCTCCAGATGGCACATTGACTTCCTTTGCAATCTTCCGGAGACACCTGATGGTAATAAGCATATTCTACTCGTGGTAGATAGCTGGAGTAAATGGCCCGAGGCTTTTCCTCTCAAAACTCAGGAAACAACAGAGGTAGCAAAGGTTCTCTTTAAAGAGATATTTTCGCGGTATGGTGCTCCTCATTCATTAGTCTCTGATCGCGGTAAAACATTTATGTCTAAGTTAGTTGGAGCTCTCTGTGAATTGTTTCACGTGAAACAACATTTCACCGCTCCGTACCATCCTCAATCAAACTCAGTTTGCGAGAGAACTAACCAGTACATTTGGCAGTCGCTTAGGTCGTATTGTAACCAGGATCAGACTAATTGGGATACACTAATGCCAAGTGTAATGATGAGTTATAGGCATGTTCCCTCAACTGAAGGTTCAGGTTTTAGCCCTTACCACATGTTATTTGGTCAAGAAATGCGTCTACCAATAGACACGGCTTTAATTCCACGGCATTCGTTAGCTACTGATCATAAGGCATACTTATCACATATATTAAGGCAGCTGGTCATATCACGAAATATCGCTAACGAGAATATTAAAAGAGCTCAAAATAAGTATAAAACTCAGTTCGATAAAGGCATTAAAACCTCAGTTTCAGATTACTGATCGCGTTTGGCTAAAAGTCATGAAAGTTAAGAAAGGAAAATCACCAAAACTGTGTAAAAAATACGTAGGTCcctatttcattcagtcaatagCTAGTAAAGGGGCTTATCAATTACGAAGAATCTCTGATAACGTTTTACTCCCATCGCATGTCAATGGGAACCGTCTTAAGTTATACAACGATCCCTCATCGTGTCCAAATTATGAAGAGGTCGCATGGGATGGTTCAACAGCTGAGGAAAACCCTGAATTATTCGACGAGATTCATGGGCGCTTAAAATATAAACCTAGCAATTTAGCTGATACTCCAACTGACACTCAAATTTCGGCTGACGATAACAAAGATAGACCGGTAGTTACTGAGACTTTCAATGAATCAGATATTCAGAAAATTCTACAGTACAAACCAGAAAGTGGTTTATGTAAATATCGCGTAAAATGGAAGTCAGATTTAAATCGTGGAAATTCTTGGGAATTAGGAAAATGGGAACCATCTTAAGTTATACAACGATCCCTCATCGCGTCCAAATTATGAAGAGGTCGCATGGGATGGTTCAACAGCTGAGGAAAACCCTGAATTATTCGACGAGATTCATGGGCGCTTAAAATATAAACCTAGCAATTTAGCTGATACTCCAACTGACACTCAAATTTCGGCTGACGATAACAAAGATAGACCGGTAGTTACTGAGACTTTCAATGAATCAGATATTCAGAAAATTCTACAGTACAAACTAGAAAGTGGTTTATGTAAATATCGCGTAAAATGGAAGTCAGATTTAAATCGTGGAAATTCTTGGGAATTAGGAAAATGGATCCCAAATAAACTAATTCGACACTTTCACGAAAACTATGCGGCATCAGGCAAAAAACGTAAGAAACCTTgcaaaagtaagttttttgatCGCATTACAGACAATTCTGATAATAATCAGGGACATCAAAACGATCGAAATGAAAACGAGAATGACGTAGCAAATATTATAATCACAAATAGAGATAGATGTCAGGATAGTGAAGTAGAGATACGTGAAAAACCTAGAAGAAAATTAAATGGAACCGTAATACAGGGTGTATATGTTACTAATGATCGCTTCCAGGAATTTGATAATCAGATGTCTAATGAAGACTCATCAAATAATGAGAATGTAAATAGTGTATATTGTTCAGCTCGATCGAaaactcaccaagatcataCGAATCAGGATAGCGTTAAGAGTAGTTCAGATTCAAGTAATGTCGCTATCGAAGAAGCTATTCGGACGGGAAATCGTCGAGCATTATGTCCGTGCCCTACAGGAAAAACGGTTGTTGCtaccaaatttcaaaataatgtgCTATTCGTAAATTATATTACCATGACAGTCCATGGTACCGGGCATCAAAACGAGATTGGTTTGAAGTAAGTGATTTCGGAGAGAGTCTTGAACATGTATGGGGTATATATCATGTCATCTTGGAAAATGAAAGGCCTCCCACCGAAACCGAGCTCAAAAACATTATACCTACTGCCGCTCGAGCCGTATCAACACGTTTCAACGACCAGGGAGTCTTAGAATACTATGTTTTATTTGGGCGGTTCGCTCCCCCTGCATGGCGGCCTTGGTATGAAACACCTCCTGGCACACAAAGTCAGTACGCTTCTCgtttaaaatctatttcttCGAAACTCAGTAGTAGCTACAGTAGGTTTTCTTAAGCTTTCCAGGATATCATATGGATATCAACGATGAATTGATCAGCTTATTACTCGTacgtatattttcagtttatttaCGCCCTGAACGGTTCAAAGATCGGATAGTTCATACGTTCAATTAATATATACTAGTCATTTTAAGTAGAGTGCATGAAATCTTTCGTAGAAAACACGCAAATAACGTCATTGTAAATCTAATACGAGACATAACTGAGATGAGTGTACGGTACGGTATGAATTTATCAATGATATAATATAACGTGGATTAATTGAGACTGCGATGATAGGTGTTAAAACAGTTCAGTTATGCTGGTGGTGTCATCTTTGCTCAATTACTATggttattctttatttacttcTGACCACTTATTTtggatgatgataattttttcctTTTGGCTGACAAGGGTAACTGTATTTGTGTTGTGTCATTGCCTGAACTCTGCTCTGATGTCAAATGTTGCATGTTACTATCATTGTGTCACGAAGTTATTTCCAGTCAGTAATCGAAAGATCTTCAAAACAGAGAAATGCGTACTACTTGCAACTTGCATCACCAACTGATCTTCGGGACGCTATAACTACACAACACGTCGCTACTTCTGTTCGTCGCAGAACCAACCAGAATTCGGGGATCGTTTGCAGATCATTCAAAATTACAGTTAACGTGTCATCGCATCGTCCGTATATAACGACAACATGTGACTCTTTCGTGAATGACTGATAATCCGGATGTTACTGTCCAGCGTTTGCACATTTTTGCGCGGTGAAAGTCAATCTTTCATGTTTTCGCGATGGAAGGAGTTTTGATGAACTTATAGTATCTGCGTTTTCCGCAAATTTGGAGGACCAAATTTAATTGGACAAGGGGCAtctgtcaccctgatataatttgcatatttcataatcatatagatctacaatgtcatatcgaacagttcataacatttcatagctctactacatattattaataataataataataataataataataataatataatataacttatgactatagtgtcaatatgtgctttaaggtcgtaatcaacatgtgacattactcaacatgttttcacgataattagctatagtcagtgctcatcgataattaattaatgtctctcaaacatgtcGCTAGGTGTTTATTTGTGcgtcctgatgtctacaacttgtctgacacctagttctcacattatactcatgattctgtataaaaagactatgtaaagctatgataatcattctcattccgggatgcaataaagattgtacatataaggtttaactgccttgttgttcctgatggatggaatcctgtaccgctggtgtaaatgctagttccccagccagcctgccgatacaacaaccagccggttacatTTGCCTTGGTTGAGTCTACACGATTCATTTAAAATAGGAAGAGCGCGACGATCTTCGACAGACCATGACTTCTTATCACCATCAGCCGTAACTCCGAGAGTCTCCGTCAcccagaatttttcaatctgttTATTCAGAGCTATGTTATCTATATCTTTGGTAGAtgtaaaacaattcaaattaaCATTACCCGAAACGTTTTCATTATACATGGTACCCATAATGCACCATCCCAGAGGGGTACGAATCGCTACAGGCTCATCGGGATTAGAAGACTGACGAACTTCAAGCTGCAAATGGGCACTTGGCGCATTAGCGCCAATTAGAATTCTAACTTCATCTTGATTGATATCCGAAACATTCAAATCATGTAAATGTTCGAATTTTCCGGTTATAGAGCTTGTCTGAATCGGACACCTGAAACTACCTAGCCAAGTATAAGCTTCACGAATAAGAATCTCATCATCAGAGAACAATGAATGCAGTGAAAGGCTAACAATTTTTGATGGCTTAGTTTCACATGAAGTTAACGTATTCATAGTCAACAATTCACCTCTTCCCTTCAGACCAAGATCGGATGCTAACCCTGAATATATTAGGCTTATTTCCGAAGCCGAGTCTAACAGTGCGAAAGTACTTATAAAACGTCCATTTTGCCCCTTGATATTAACCGGAACGATCTGGAAGTGAACACTTACCCTCCTAGGGGTGCTGCTCGCAGTATTGCGACACATAGCACGAGCATCATTGAACATCTCCTTAGTCAATGTCTGTTGTTCGCCGGCAGAATCATTCAGCAAATCTTCACCGCCACTGGAGAAGCAGGGAGTTGCCTTTGGCTGCTGAGGTGACCCGAAAGGTAAATCGAATGTCATTTCATTATCTCGATGAAGACTGGTATGGTGTCTCTTTTTGCAAGTGTGACAGCTAACTGCGGATGGACAGTTAGATTTCACGTGACCTGGATAAAGACAATTGAAGCATAATTTAAACGATCGAATCACTGCAAGACGttcattgaaattcttttcaatgaatttcttgCAACGAGAAATATTATGTTGAGGAGGACAGAGTGCACAGCTGAATCGATTTATTCTATTGTAATGACCAGTTTGCTGTTTTAAAACTGtgttattgataattgatgattTGACCACACCCTGTTGATGGGTTTGTTTCGTAACGGAAGGTACACTGACCGCGTACGGCTTGCATTCAGCATCCACTCTATCCTGTAACCACAGATTCAAGTCATATAAATTTGGTTCTCTTAAACGCGCTACATTTTTAACATGTTCATTCCATCTATGTCGTTTCTCAAATGGAAGTCTCCTGGCGACTCTCTGTAATAACTCACAACTTGAGAGTTCGTTAGT is a genomic window of Tubulanus polymorphus chromosome 5, tnTubPoly1.2, whole genome shotgun sequence containing:
- the LOC141906235 gene encoding uncharacterized protein LOC141906235; protein product: MEYTDQSREKLFNSRKSLAGWLTRNIEKGQSKFEILKSQSALSLVKETVLKSFESLKTVHTQIISLPDEDVLDAELWFEPYSEKVLDIVDKIDCKIRSLDLMDSDAGSVRSRKSDTRRKHVGMAETTVEELPAEQPGSRTDDTKRWVYQQPIVPPLNRDEAIDAWIDQLIPGRETAPRGETGGEANFTRALERLSVDRDLPPVEFPIFDGSAFAWPKFVEQFHVQVHQRVGITDSRRMDILLSKTKGEARKLIYGLGYSGRNYAQALQELKRVLGHKVLVARAYINSVAAGPVVQSSTFALRDFYTSIRDCLTTLAQLNYTNELSSCELLQRVARRLPFEKRHRWNEHVKNVARLREPNLYDLNLWLQDRVDAECKPYAVSVPSVTKQTHQQGVVKSSIINNTVLKQQTGHYNRINRFSCALCPPQHNISRCKKFIEKNFNERLAVIRSFKLCFNCLYPGHVKSNCPSAVSCHTCKKRHHTSLHRDNEMTFDLPFGSPQQPKATPCFSSGGEDLLNDSAGEQQTLTKEMFNDARAMCRNTASSTPRRVSVHFQIVPVNIKGQNGRFISTFALLDSASEISLIYSGLASDLGLKGRGELLTMNTLTSCETKPSKIVSLSLHSLFSDDEILIREAYTWLGSFRCPIQTSSITGKFEHLHDLNVSDINQDEVRILIGANAPSAHLQLEVRQSSNPDEPVAIRTPLGWCIMGTMYNENVSGNVNLNCFTSTKDIDNIALNKQIEKFWVTETLGVTADGDKKSWSVEDRRALPILNESCRLNQGKYKL